The nucleotide sequence ACctctttgattgaaaggataccagaATAATGTACCCAACACCACCCAATGAGCCGATGACAGGGAGGAAGATTTTTAAGTTAAGTAtccagatcctctggtgtgcttgttttttaaaagtgtaaagaCAAGGACATTCTTGCTAATTGGctcactgagaaggaaaatgtgcagaccATATTCTACCCAAAGTGTGATGCGGCCTAAGCACCACCAACTCCTCGCAAACCACAGCTGGCTCCTGCAGACTTGAGCAGAAGAGACTGCTATGATGTTCCTATCATGAGTTCCTATGATGATTAggaacaataagaaataaatggcatgcacagagtgcacctgcctcaccatTTGGGAACCTtggtttgtatttaataaggtgattccatAACGGGTACCCTTTGTAgaaacagtacatcttataatcatcataggaagagcctgctggattatgccaaaggtccacctagtccagcatcctgttcccggAGTAGCCaaccaaccaaacacacacaaacagcatttttaaaacctaaaaaagccaggaatgcaaaacctccatactttCAAATCTAAAAGATGAACACACatatttatatctgcagttccaaacttaaatacaagGTACACAGAGCATTTTCGAAccttttaaattctattatccACCTTGTAAAGCAATTCCCCATAACAGTGTTTTGCAATAACTTACAAATGTTATCAGACAAGGCGTGTAGTGAACTTCGGTGGATTTTGGGTGTGGATCTGGTGGGGGGACAATCTTGTTGGCAACACTGGGAGAAACTCTCTGTTTCTCCTTCACGAGCTAGTCATGCTTCTGGCCTGCACATTTTTTTACCAGCCTACTTTTTATTTATAAGAGGAGCCCCTAGTAACGCTCGGGGCCTTAGTAATATGGCTGGCATTATCTTTACTAGCCCACATTTCAGGCAATTGTTCCAGAACACTTTTTGATTATCTTCTTTGTTTTGATTTTGAAAACACCTGTTATACATCTTATATTCTTCAAATATGAAATAATTACATTTTGTAAATAGCAAGAACACTTGTTGCACATTTCCAAACATCACTATGGTACTTGAGAACTACTGAGATCTTCATGTAGCATATTTTTCTATTCTAAATGCTGCAGCATTTCTGTAGATTAATATACTATAGTTTTTGTGGAAATAGATTGGCTGCTTCAGAACATTCctgtccctatgacatcacttgttgcctgccacacagctagAACCTCCCACTGTGACTGTTGGTCTCTCCCTGTCAATGCTGAGCCGCAAGCAGCTGGTGCAGGCTGCACAGCTAGCAGAACAATGTGGCAGATACAAGGACATGGCCACTGCCATGAGGCAGCTTGTGATGGAAGGGAAAGACCCATTAACCCACGAGGAGAAGACCTTGCTTTCTGAGGCCTATAAGCTCCTAACACGGGAGTGTTGCTCTTCTTGGCGACGGCTAAAGCACTCagtggagcagggggttggaaagCAGAAGGAACAAGCACAAGCCTATCGTGAGACCATAAAAAAGGAGCTGGAAGCACAGTGTTGGGAGATCCTTAGCCTGCTGGACCATGTATTACTCAAACACTGCAGTGAAACAGATTATGAAAGCCGGGCCTTTTACCTAAAGATGCAAGGGGACAACTACCGCTACTTAGCTGAGGTGGCCCTGTCTGATGCCAAGGAGACACTAGTGAAATCGGCAGAGAAAGCTTATGGGGAGGCTCAGGAAATAAGTCAGTGGCATTTAGAACCTACTCATCCATTGGTCTTGGCTGTGGCCCTGAATTACTCAATCCTTTATTATGAGGTTCTTAACAACCCTCAGCAGGCAACCAAGCTAGCTAAGGCTGCCTTTGATAAGGCCATCGCTGGGCTGGAGATGCTCAGCCTAGAGTATTACAAGGAATCCACAGTCATCATGCAGCACTTGAGAGACAACATTGTGCAGTGGACTGGTGATCAACCACAGCAGGTGGAGAGTAACAGGGGAGAACTAGAAAGCTAATACTAGAATCCTGAAACTGGCATTTAACTCTATTGAAGTGAACTGTGGGATCCAATGATGAGTAGCTGTGATACAGACTCCATTAGCCCTTCTATTATATTCAGCAGGTACTAGATCCACGCAATAAGTGACTAATATAAATGCAGGCATCTTTGGTCTCTTAATTCCCTACCAGAAATAAAACCCCATTCCTGATGCACTTAGCCTGTACTGTTGTAAaggtttaaatttatttatttatttaatttgtatcccgcccttcctcccagcaggagcccagaatatGTTACAGCTTTATTTAATGTTGTAAGGAACCATTACTTAGTGCAAAAAGCTTTTGCAGACCTTAAAGAGTTTAATTACCTTTGTCAAACAGTTTGAAAAATATCATTCCTGTAACATTCCATTGTTAGGGTGGATAAACCATTGCAAAAGTCACTcgtttctaaatgtattttcccCATTAAAAGTTTAAGCACTAGAATGGGAACAATTCTAGATTCTCAGGCAGACGTTAAAAGGATTTTGAAATACTTCTAAGCTATCAGCATGTAGGTTTATTTTAATGCTTAATTTcaaatggggaaaatgtgcaaATGTCTGTTTTTACCATCATGAGGATGCATATACCTTGGCTAGATGAATGCTGTCCAAAAAGATGGTAAATCAactcaggaggaaaggagagccAGCAGAACACATTATTTTCTTGGTTCATGTCTAACAAAACTAGAGAAAAACTGTGGTAGTTGCTACACCATTAAGTGCAAATAT is from Rhineura floridana isolate rRhiFlo1 chromosome 3, rRhiFlo1.hap2, whole genome shotgun sequence and encodes:
- the LOC133378741 gene encoding 14-3-3 protein gamma-like, whose amino-acid sequence is MLSRKQLVQAAQLAEQCGRYKDMATAMRQLVMEGKDPLTHEEKTLLSEAYKLLTRECCSSWRRLKHSVEQGVGKQKEQAQAYRETIKKELEAQCWEILSLLDHVLLKHCSETDYESRAFYLKMQGDNYRYLAEVALSDAKETLVKSAEKAYGEAQEISQWHLEPTHPLVLAVALNYSILYYEVLNNPQQATKLAKAAFDKAIAGLEMLSLEYYKESTVIMQHLRDNIVQWTGDQPQQVESNRGELES